The nucleotide window CCTATATTTTGGGCAGAAGGGAAAAAATAAGAATTGCAAAACATGGCAAATTTACACGCTACAACAGCAATGATATTATTGGGGAAGCAGATCCTGCACTCCGCCGCCCGAAACTGATCCTGATCAATCTGGCCCTTACCGTTACCCTTTTAGTGGTGATGATCCTGGATATTGTTCCATTGGGAATTGCCTTTATGATTGCTTTCTGTATTGCTTCTATCATCAATTATCCGAAATTGAAAGACCAGCAGAAAATAATTTCCAAACATGCAGGAAATGCATTGTCTGTAGCGGGAATGATTTTCGGAGCCGGAATTTTCACAGGAATCCTTAACGGATCAGGTATTATGCAGGCGATGGGAAACAGTATGATAGAAATAGTTCCCAAAAGCTGGGGAGGTTATATGAATGTCATAACCGCCTTATTCAGTATTCCGTTTACTTTTTTCCTGTCCAATGATGCTTATTATTTCGGGATACTGCCTATCATTGTTGCTACCGGACATGAATTGGGAATTGCGCCTGAAATATTGGGAAGAGCCAGTCTTATCGGGCAAGGTTCACATCTTCTCAGTCCGCTGGTTCCGTCTACCTATCTGCTGGTATCACTGGCAGGTGTGGAGTTTTCAGATCACTTAAAATATACATTGAAATGGGCCCTGGGCTCCTCCATCATCATGTTGGTGAGTGCATTGATTCTTGGTATTATATAAGGTTATAACTTTAAATTTCGTAATCTTATCCTATAAAAAGTGAGTGATGAAACCTATCAAGCAAAAAACATTTACAGATCCCTATTTAAGAAACCTTACGCTTTATGTGTTCACAGCGATTATCTGCGGGGCACTAACCGGCTATTATTTTCCGGAAGTCAGTAAGCATCTGGAAACGGTGAGCAGTTACTTCTTCATGCTTCTTGAGGTTTTGATCGTTCCCGTTATTTTCATTGCGGTGATGTATGGGGTAAGCTATATTTTCAGTACCAAAAATGCTTTTAAAATTGTAAGCCAGATGGTACTGTATTTTTTGATCATCACATCTATCAGTATCTTATTGGGAATCGGTTCCGGGCTTCTTCTAAAGCCAGGTGCCAATACAGGAATTATTATTTCTTCCCATAAAGCACTTCCGGAAAGATTTTTAACAAGGATTACCAATCCTTTACATATCAGCAATTATGTACTTTTCCTCTTAATATCAATATCTGCGGGAGTCGTGATTGGCCTTTCAAAGAAAAAGAATAACATTCTTAAAGCTATAGATGTGGGAAGAAACCTGTTCTTCAAACTTATCAAGTATGTTTACATTTTTCTTCCTGTTGTTATTTTCTGTAATATCGCTTACGGAATTTCAGTCTACGGAATTAATACTTTACTACCGTTGAGTAAGATTGTTGCCACGGTATATCTTACCAGTGTATTTTTTATTTTCGGGATCTTAGGGGTTATAACCGCTTATTTTAAAATTAACCTCTGGGATTTTCTGATCAGCATCAAGGAAGAAATCATTCTGGTAGTAGCTACCTCTTCTTCAAAGACGGCATTTCCCATGATCTTTGATAAAATGGAATCACAGGGATATGACAGAAAAATTCTTCGCCTTGTTATTCCTTTGGGATATAATTTCAATCTGGCAGGAGCCTGCATCTACCTTCCAATTTCGTGTATTTTCCTGGCCCAGCTTTATAATATTCCGCTTACGACGAAAGATTATTTCTGGCTTTTTATCACCATTTCAATTGCATCAAAAACAGCTTCGGGTGTTCCCGGGTCAGGCTTTCTTGCCCTGATGTTCACCTTAAGCCGGTTCGGAAAAATTCCGGCCACAGATCTTGCGCTATTATACAGCATAGACCGCTTTATGAATGAAGCCAGATCTGTTACCAACTTCATAGGCATTACCGTTTCGGCTGCCATTATTTCAAAAATTAACCAAAATACTATTTCTTTAAAAAATGATGTTTCCTGATTTTACCCACCTTTTAAATGACATATTACAAAACCCGGCAAAATCGATAGCCATTATCGGTAATCTTATCCTTATTGAAAGCCTTCTCTCCGTAGACAATGCAGCCGTATTGGCTACCATCGTTATGGATCTTCCCGAAAATCAAAGAAAAAAAGCTTTGAAATACGGAATCCTAGGAGCTTATGTGTTCCGCGGACTGGCTCTTATTTTTGCTTCTGTGCTGATTTCCGTGTGGTGGCTGAAACCGCTGGGAGGTTTGTATTTAATTTATATTTCTGTTGACTGGTTTATCAAAAAAATAAAAAACACAAGTGATGATGAAAGTTCAGAAGAAAACCCCAACAAAGAATCCAGTTGGCTGTATAAAAATTCAATTGGATTGTTGGGGCAATTCTGGGCTACGGTTGCCATTGTAGAAGTAATGGATCTTGCATTTTCCATAGATAATGTTTTTGCGGCAGTCGCTTTCTCAGACAACTTACTTCTGATTACATTAGGTGTTTTTATAGGAATTTTAGCCATGAGATTTATTGCGCAGTGGTTTGTACGCCTTATGCAGGTATTCCCCTTCCTGGAAACCGCTGCTTTTATTGTAATTGCTGTTTTAGGAATTAAACTAAGCTTATCTCTGTATGAGCACTTCTACCCTGCCACGGCATTCGCTCAATTTTTAGGCAGCCATACCATGGAAATTTTAGTTTCTGCCGTTACCGTTCTTTTGTTTGTAGTACCTGTATTAACCAGCTATCTTTTCGGAATTCCGGCCCGTAAAAAATAATTTTTCTGCCAAATTTTCACATTCGGAAAATAAAAATCTGCCATTTCAGCCATCGGCGCCTCATGGCATACATTTAGAGAATTTCAAGACAGAAATAATTAAAAAATTAAATATATTATGTCAGTAAACTTTAAACCATTGGCAGACAGAGTTCTGGTAGAGCCAATCGCAGCAGAAACTAAAACAGCTTCAGGTATTATTATCCCGGATACTGCAAAGGAAAAGCCGCAAGAAGGTACTGTAGTAGCAGTAGGTCCTGGTAAAAAAGACGAGCCTACAACGGTTCAGGTAGGTGACAAAGTACTTTATGGTAAATATTCAGGTTCTGAATTGAAGTTAGAAGGGAAAGATTACTTAATCGTAAGAGAAGCTGACTTATTGGGAATCATCGGTTAATTTGTAAAAAGTAAAATGTATTCATGTAAAATGATATTTTCAGAATACAAAATCATTAATACATTGTACAAAGTACATTAATACAATAAAAAATTATGGCAAAAGAAATAAAATTCGATATTGAATCAAGAGACGCGCTAAAGAGAGGGGTA belongs to Chryseobacterium gleum and includes:
- a CDS encoding TerC family protein; the encoded protein is MMFPDFTHLLNDILQNPAKSIAIIGNLILIESLLSVDNAAVLATIVMDLPENQRKKALKYGILGAYVFRGLALIFASVLISVWWLKPLGGLYLIYISVDWFIKKIKNTSDDESSEENPNKESSWLYKNSIGLLGQFWATVAIVEVMDLAFSIDNVFAAVAFSDNLLLITLGVFIGILAMRFIAQWFVRLMQVFPFLETAAFIVIAVLGIKLSLSLYEHFYPATAFAQFLGSHTMEILVSAVTVLLFVVPVLTSYLFGIPARKK
- a CDS encoding cation:dicarboxylate symporter family transporter; protein product: MKPIKQKTFTDPYLRNLTLYVFTAIICGALTGYYFPEVSKHLETVSSYFFMLLEVLIVPVIFIAVMYGVSYIFSTKNAFKIVSQMVLYFLIITSISILLGIGSGLLLKPGANTGIIISSHKALPERFLTRITNPLHISNYVLFLLISISAGVVIGLSKKKNNILKAIDVGRNLFFKLIKYVYIFLPVVIFCNIAYGISVYGINTLLPLSKIVATVYLTSVFFIFGILGVITAYFKINLWDFLISIKEEIILVVATSSSKTAFPMIFDKMESQGYDRKILRLVIPLGYNFNLAGACIYLPISCIFLAQLYNIPLTTKDYFWLFITISIASKTASGVPGSGFLALMFTLSRFGKIPATDLALLYSIDRFMNEARSVTNFIGITVSAAIISKINQNTISLKNDVS
- a CDS encoding co-chaperone GroES; protein product: MSVNFKPLADRVLVEPIAAETKTASGIIIPDTAKEKPQEGTVVAVGPGKKDEPTTVQVGDKVLYGKYSGSELKLEGKDYLIVREADLLGIIG
- a CDS encoding CitMHS family transporter, with protein sequence MLTFLGFLMIFIFMILIMNKKMTPLTALVIVPVAIALIAGFGPQLGDMMKNGVKEIALTGVMLIFAILYFSLMIDTGLFEPLVNIILKAVGDNPVKTTIGTAVLTALVSLDGDGSSTYLIVVAAMLPLYKKQGMNPLILTCIIMLAGQIMNILPWGGPTARVMSSLKLGHTEIFVPMIPIMAIGILWVIFVAYILGRREKIRIAKHGKFTRYNSNDIIGEADPALRRPKLILINLALTVTLLVVMILDIVPLGIAFMIAFCIASIINYPKLKDQQKIISKHAGNALSVAGMIFGAGIFTGILNGSGIMQAMGNSMIEIVPKSWGGYMNVITALFSIPFTFFLSNDAYYFGILPIIVATGHELGIAPEILGRASLIGQGSHLLSPLVPSTYLLVSLAGVEFSDHLKYTLKWALGSSIIMLVSALILGII